One Urocitellus parryii isolate mUroPar1 chromosome 14, mUroPar1.hap1, whole genome shotgun sequence DNA segment encodes these proteins:
- the LOC113187810 gene encoding arylamine N-acetyltransferase 2, with product MDIEVYFERIGYKNSRNKLDLETLTDILQHQIRAIPFENLNIHCGEPMELDLETIFDQVVRRKRGGWCLQVNHLLYWALTTMGFQTTMLGGYVYNTPANKYSSGMIHLLLQVTISGKNYIADAGFGRSYQIWQPLELISGKDQLQVPCIFRLTEEEGIWYLDQIRREQHIPNQEFLNSDLLEMNKYRKIYSFTLLPRTIEDFESVNTFLQTSPASVFTSKSFCSLQTPEGVHCLVGFTLTYRRFNYKDGVDLVEFKTLKEEEVEEVLKTIFHISLERKLVPKHGDRYFTI from the coding sequence ATGGACATTGaagtatattttgaaagaatTGGCTATAAGAACTCTAGGAACAAATTGGACTTGGAAACATTAACTGACATTCTTCAGCACCAGATCCGAGCTATCCCCTTTGAGAACCTTAATATTCACTGTGGAGAACCTATGGAGTTGGACTTAGAGACCATTTTTGACCAAGTTGTGAGGAGGAAGCGGGGTGGGTGGTGCCTCCAGGTCAATCATCTTCTATACTGGGCTCTGACCACAATGGGTTTTCAGACCACTATGTTGGGAGGATACGTTTACAACACTCCGGCCAACAAATACAGCAGTGGTATGATTCACCTTCTACTACAAGTGACCATCAGTGGCAAGAACTATATTGCCGATGCTGGGTTTGGACGCTCCTACCAGATATGGCAGCCTCTGGAATTAATTTCTGGGAAGGATCAGCTTCAGGTGCCATGCATCTTCCGCTTGACAGAGGAGGAAGGCATCTGGTACCTGGACCAAATCAGAAGAGAGCAGCACATTCCAAACCAAGAATTTCTCAATTCCGACCTCCTAGAGATGAATAAATACCGAAAAATCTACTCCTTTACTCTTCTACCTCGAACAATTGAAGATTTTGAGTCTGTGAATACATTCCTTCAgacatccccagcctctgtgtTTACAAGCAAATCATTTTGTTCCTTGCAGACCCCAGAAGGGGTTCACTGTTTAGTGGGCTTCACCCTCACCTATAGGAGATTCAACTATAAGGACGGTGTCGACCTGGTAGAGTTTAAGACTCTGAAAGAGGAAGAAGTGGAAGAAGTATTGAAaactatatttcatatttctctaGAGAGAAAACTAGTGCCCAAACATGGTGATCGATATTTTACTATTTAG
- the LOC113187814 gene encoding arylamine N-acetyltransferase 2-like, which produces MDIEAYFERIGYKNSRNKLDLETLTDILQHQIRAIPFENFNMHCGESMELDLETVFDQVVRRKRGGWCLQVNHLLYWALTTMGFQTTMLGGYVYITPTNKYSSHMVHLLLQVTISGKNYIADASFGCSYQMWQPLELISGKDQPQMPGIFRLTEEEGTWYLDQIRREHHIPNQEFLNTDLLDKEKYQKIYSFTLEPRIIEDFESVNTYLQTSPASVFTSISLCSLQTPEGVHCLVGFTLTYRRFNYKDGVDLVEFKTLKEEEVEEVLETIFNISLEGKLVPKHGDQYFTI; this is translated from the coding sequence ATGGACATTGAAGCATATTTTGAAAGAATTGGCTATAAGAACTCTAGGAACAAATTGGACTTGGAAACATTAACTGACATTCTTCAGCACCAGATCCGAGCTATCCCCTTTGAGAACTTTAACATGCACTGTGGGGAATCTATGGAGTTGGACTTAGAGACCGTTTTTGACCAAGTTGTGAGGAGGAAGCGGGGTGGGTGGTGCCTCCAGGTCAATCATCTTCTATACTGGGCTCTGACCACAATGGGTTTTCAGACCACTATGTTGGGAGGATATGTTTACATCACTCCAACCAACAAATACAGTAGTCATATGGTTCACCTTCTATTACAAGTGACCATTAGTGGCAAGAACTATATTGCCGATGCATCATTTGGATGTTCCTACCAGATGTGGCAGCCTCTGGAATTAATTTCTGGGAAGGATCAGCCTCAGATGCCAGGCATCTTCCGCTTGACAGAGGAGGAAGGCACCTGGTACCTGGACCAAATCAGAAGAGAGCACCACATTCCAAACCAAGAATTTCTCAATACCGACCTCCTAGATaaggaaaaataccaaaaaatctACTCCTTTACTCTTGAACCTCGAATAATTGAAGATTTTGAGTCTGTGAATACATACCTTCAgacatccccagcctctgtgtTTACAAGCATATCACTTTGTTCCTTGCAGACCCCAGAAGGGGTTCACTGTTTAGTGGGCTTTACCCTCACCTATAGGAGATTCAACTATAAGGACGGTGTCGACCTGGTAGAATTTAAGACTCTGAAAGAGGAAGAAGTCGAAGAAGTATTGGaaactatatttaatatttccttaGAAGGAAAACTGGTACCCAAACATGGTGAtcaatattttactatttag